One segment of Nocardioides sp. QY071 DNA contains the following:
- a CDS encoding HAD-IB family hydrolase codes for MVPPADRPRRLNLQQRSRLAGEAAAAAAEVETALAHPVDPKAAAFFDVDNTVMQGASIFHLAKGLYRRKFFTTRDLVGAAYKQAYFRIAGVEDPEHVAEARNSALAFIAGHTVQELEEIGEEIFDEAMAHRIWPGTRALAQMHLDQGQRVWLVTAAPIEIAGLIARRLGLTGALGTVAEHVDGVYTGKLVGDMLHGPAKAVAVTALAEREGLDLALCSAYSDSSNDLPMLSLVGDPCAINPDAKLRAHARANGWRIRDYRTGRKAARAGLIAGSAATGAAIAGAVVRRQLRRHMS; via the coding sequence ATGGTGCCGCCCGCCGACCGCCCCCGCCGGCTCAACCTGCAGCAGCGCTCGCGCCTCGCCGGCGAGGCCGCGGCCGCCGCCGCGGAGGTCGAGACCGCGCTCGCGCACCCGGTCGACCCGAAGGCGGCAGCCTTCTTCGACGTCGACAACACGGTCATGCAGGGCGCCAGCATCTTCCACCTGGCCAAGGGGCTGTACCGCCGCAAGTTCTTCACCACGCGCGACCTGGTCGGGGCGGCGTACAAGCAGGCGTACTTCCGCATCGCCGGCGTCGAGGACCCCGAGCACGTCGCCGAGGCCCGCAACTCCGCGCTGGCCTTCATCGCCGGGCACACCGTGCAGGAGCTCGAGGAGATCGGCGAGGAGATCTTCGACGAGGCGATGGCCCACCGGATCTGGCCCGGCACCCGCGCGCTGGCACAGATGCACCTCGACCAGGGCCAGCGGGTGTGGCTGGTGACCGCGGCACCGATCGAGATCGCCGGCCTGATCGCCCGCCGCCTCGGCCTCACCGGTGCCCTCGGCACCGTCGCCGAGCACGTCGACGGCGTCTACACCGGCAAGCTGGTCGGCGACATGCTGCACGGCCCGGCCAAGGCGGTCGCGGTGACCGCCCTCGCGGAGCGCGAGGGCCTCGACCTCGCGCTGTGCTCGGCCTACAGCGACTCCAGCAACGACCTGCCGATGCTGAGCCTCGTCGGCGACCCGTGCGCCATCAACCCGGACGCGAAGCTGCGCGCCCACGCCCGAGCCAACGGCTGGCGGATCCGCGACTACCGGACCGGCCGCAAGGCCGCCCGGGCCGGGCTGATCGCCGGATCGGCGGCCACCGGCGCGGCGATCGCCGGGGCGGTCGTACGGCGGCAGCTGCGTCGGCACATGTCCTGA